Within Pseudomonas sp. LBUM920, the genomic segment CGCCGGTGTCGGTAGCGGTAGCCGCCGGCAGAAAGCGCGCGGCAACCGCGGCAGCCGAACCACCGGACGAACCGCCTGGCACGTGCTCCAGGTTCCACGGGTTTTTCACTGCGCCGTAGTAGCTCGACTCGTTGGCAGAACCCATGGCGAATTCGTCCATGTTGGTCTTGCCCAGGGTCACGGCGCCCGCGGCGGCCAGCTTGGACACGACCGTGGCATCGTAGGGCGCCTTGAAGTTGTCGAGCATCTTCGAGCCGCAACTGGTGCGAATGCCCTGGGTGCAGAACAGGTCTTTGTGGGCGATTGGTGCGCCCAGCAGGGCGCCATTCTCACCGTTGGCGCGACGTACGTCGGCGGCCTTGGCCTGGCTCAGGGCCAGCTCTTCGGTGAGGCTGATGAAGCTGTTGACCTTCGGATCAAGCTCGGCGATGCGCGCAAGCAGGGTTTTGGTCAGCTCTTCGGAAGAAAACTTTTTGTCGGCGAGACCGCGGGCGATCTCGGCCAGAGTCATGTGATGCATGAAAGGCTCTTTCCCTTTAGTCGATGACTTTCGGAACCAGGTACAGGCCGTTTTCGACCGCTGGCGCGATGGACTGGTAGGCCTCGCGATTATTTCGCTCGGTCACAACGTCTGCGCGCAGGCGCTGGCTGGCTTCCAGCGGGTGAGCCAGGGGCTCGATGCCGTCGGTATTGACGGCCTGCATTTGGTCAACCAGCCCGAGAATGCTGTTCAGGGCTGCGGTGGTCTGTGGAAGATCGGCTTCATTCAGGCCAAGCGAGGCCAGATGAGCGATTTTTTCCACGTCGGAGCGTTCAAGCGCCATGGGATTCTCCAGTGGAAAACAGAACGGAGGGCGTCCGTGTGTTAGATTGTCGGAACACTACCGCATTTCTACGGTCATATGGCCGCGATTGTGGGGGTTGGTGCACAGAAAGTCGGCCAATTTAGCACATTGGCGCCTTGCCCAAAATCCCTGTCGTTGTTAGAGTTTGCCGCACTTTTTTACCCACGCGTTGCCTAGGGTCCTTTCCCCATGTTCAAGAAACTGCGTGGCATGTTTTCCAGCGATCTTTCCATTGACCTGGGCACTGCCAACACCCTTATTTACGTGCGCGAGCGCGGTATCGTTCTGAATGAGCCATCGGTTGTGGCCATTCGGACCCATGGTAATCAGAAAAGTGTCGTTGCCGTTGGCACCGAGGCCAAGCGCATGCTCGGCCGAACACCAGGCAACATCGCTGCCATTCGTCCGATGAAAGACGGCGTGATCGCCGACTTCAGCGTCTGCGAGAAGATGCTGCAGTACTTCATCAACAAGGTTCACGAAAACAGTTTCCTGCAGCCCAGCCCTCGTGTGCTGATCTGCGTTCCATGCAAGTCCACCCAGGTTGAGCGTCGCGCCATCCGTGAATCGGCCCTTGGCGCCGGTGCCCGCGAAGTATTCCTGATCGAAGAGCCTATGGCTGCCGCTATCGGCGCCGGCCTGCCGGTCGAAGAAGCGCGCGGTTCGATGGTGGTGGATATCGGTGGTGGTACCACTGAAATCGCCCTGATTTCCCTGAACGGTGTGGTGTATGCCGAATCCGTGCGCGTAGGCGGCGACCGTTTCGATGAAGCGATCATTACCTATGTGCGTCGTAACTACGGCAGCTTGATCGGCGAATCCACCGCCGAGCGCATCAAGCAGGAAATCGGCACCGCTTACCCGGGCGGCGAAGTTCGCGAAGTTGATGTTCGCGGTCGCAACCTGGCCGAAGGCGTTCCACGTGCGT encodes:
- the gatC gene encoding Asp-tRNA(Asn)/Glu-tRNA(Gln) amidotransferase subunit GatC, with protein sequence MALERSDVEKIAHLASLGLNEADLPQTTAALNSILGLVDQMQAVNTDGIEPLAHPLEASQRLRADVVTERNNREAYQSIAPAVENGLYLVPKVID
- the mreB gene encoding rod shape-determining protein MreB, translated to MFKKLRGMFSSDLSIDLGTANTLIYVRERGIVLNEPSVVAIRTHGNQKSVVAVGTEAKRMLGRTPGNIAAIRPMKDGVIADFSVCEKMLQYFINKVHENSFLQPSPRVLICVPCKSTQVERRAIRESALGAGAREVFLIEEPMAAAIGAGLPVEEARGSMVVDIGGGTTEIALISLNGVVYAESVRVGGDRFDEAIITYVRRNYGSLIGESTAERIKQEIGTAYPGGEVREVDVRGRNLAEGVPRAFTLNSNEVLEALQESLATIVQAVKSALEQSPPELASDIAERGLVLTGGGALLRDLDKLLAQETGLPVIVAEDPLTCVARGGGRALEMMDKHTMDLLSSE